From the Roseateles sp. XES5 genome, one window contains:
- a CDS encoding chorismate mutase, with the protein MTIDPKVKQQLGEYRQSIDNIDAALVHMLAERFRCTQAVGVLKATHELPPADPAREEYQIERLRRLAKDANLDPDFAEKFLNFIIREVIRHHEAIAAEHSGTNHTA; encoded by the coding sequence ATGACGATCGATCCGAAGGTCAAGCAGCAACTGGGTGAATACCGGCAGTCGATCGACAATATCGACGCTGCCCTTGTGCATATGCTCGCCGAACGCTTCCGCTGCACCCAGGCGGTGGGCGTGCTGAAGGCGACGCATGAACTGCCGCCGGCCGATCCGGCGCGCGAGGAATACCAGATCGAGCGCCTTCGCCGCCTGGCGAAGGATGCCAATCTGGATCCGGATTTCGCGGAGAAGTTCCTGAACTTCATCATCCGCGAGGTGATCCGGCACCATGAAGCCATTGCCGCTGAACACAGCGGTACAAACCACACCGCTTGA
- a CDS encoding transporter substrate-binding domain-containing protein encodes MFSRRTVLAGLAAAVLMPAIAVAADLPDLGGKTVVVVTENAYPPLQFVDPKTGEQIGWEYDAMNEIAKRLNVKVEYQNTSWDAMIQAVSDNQYNIGMTGITIKDDRKAKVDFSDPYMRSQQFMLVRGDENRFTDAKSFGAFADGLIAAQPGTSPFYTAVYEILDGNEQNPRIKLFETFGATVQALQAGDVDLVLTDSVAAKGYVDASGGKLKVVGGPLGAEDFGFIFPKGSDLVAPVNAAIAALKADGTLDALDKKWFLDYKMGQ; translated from the coding sequence ATGTTTTCCCGCCGCACCGTTCTTGCCGGCCTTGCTGCCGCTGTTCTCATGCCCGCCATTGCCGTTGCGGCCGACCTTCCCGATCTCGGCGGCAAGACCGTCGTGGTCGTGACGGAAAACGCCTATCCGCCGCTGCAGTTCGTCGACCCCAAGACCGGCGAGCAGATCGGCTGGGAGTACGACGCGATGAACGAGATCGCCAAGCGGCTGAACGTCAAGGTAGAGTACCAGAACACCTCCTGGGATGCGATGATCCAGGCCGTCTCCGACAACCAGTACAACATCGGCATGACCGGCATCACCATCAAGGACGACCGCAAGGCCAAGGTCGACTTCTCCGACCCCTACATGCGCTCGCAGCAGTTCATGCTGGTGCGCGGTGACGAAAACCGGTTCACCGACGCCAAGAGCTTTGGCGCCTTCGCGGACGGCCTGATCGCCGCCCAGCCGGGCACCTCGCCCTTCTACACCGCCGTCTACGAAATCCTCGACGGCAACGAGCAGAACCCGCGCATCAAGCTGTTCGAAACCTTCGGCGCGACGGTTCAGGCGCTGCAGGCCGGCGACGTCGACCTCGTGCTCACCGACAGCGTCGCGGCCAAGGGCTATGTCGACGCCTCGGGCGGCAAGCTGAAGGTCGTCGGCGGCCCGCTCGGCGCGGAAGACTTCGGCTTCATCTTCCCGAAGGGCTCCGACCTCGTCGCCCCCGTCAACGCCGCCATCGCGGCGCTGAAGGCGGACGGCACTCTCGATGCGCTCGATAAGAAATGGTTCCTCGACTACAAGATGGGTCAGTGA
- a CDS encoding caspase family protein produces MRYLFVVLTFLLLGVDPAAAKRVALVIGNDAYEAVPQLQKAVNDARAVSQSLARLDFAVDLGENLTRRQINAKFADFVERIEPGDTAFFFFAGHGVALDGQNILLPVDIPDTSNAGLVRDEAHVVDDLLARVQGKGAAVSFFVLDACRNNPFASKGGRSVGATRGLQVVAPPTGTFVLMSAGAGQEALDRLGENDANPNSVFTRTLLPFLQKPGMSHIALAKAVQREVEATAKTIGRNQQPAFYDQITGEIVLLPEGSEVKPVETPEVTGGKDPVQVEIDPALEEWNAIKDLRSLKIHQAFLRKYPDSRYADYARALVEELEAEVASKAKIEEVREVPDAAAEEPQTRGGLQTVRVSSGWFVVLGSFPQAQPEKARQRARLMQNQGYDVSIIDTNAYRSLADGLYSVVMGPYKKSTALRELGTAQQVVGDAYIKEIR; encoded by the coding sequence ATGAGATATCTGTTCGTCGTCCTGACCTTCCTTCTGCTGGGCGTGGATCCGGCAGCGGCAAAGCGCGTCGCGCTCGTCATCGGCAACGATGCCTATGAAGCGGTGCCGCAGCTTCAGAAGGCGGTGAACGATGCCCGCGCCGTCTCGCAGTCGCTGGCCAGGCTCGATTTCGCCGTCGATCTCGGCGAGAACCTGACGCGCCGGCAGATCAACGCGAAGTTCGCCGATTTCGTCGAGCGCATCGAACCGGGCGATACCGCCTTCTTCTTCTTCGCCGGGCACGGCGTGGCGCTCGACGGGCAGAACATCCTGCTGCCGGTCGACATTCCCGATACCAGCAATGCCGGACTGGTGCGCGACGAGGCCCATGTGGTCGATGATCTCCTGGCGCGGGTCCAGGGCAAGGGCGCGGCCGTCAGCTTCTTCGTGCTCGATGCCTGCCGCAACAATCCCTTCGCCTCGAAGGGCGGGCGCAGCGTCGGTGCGACGCGCGGCCTGCAGGTCGTGGCGCCGCCGACGGGTACGTTCGTGCTGATGTCGGCTGGGGCAGGGCAGGAGGCGCTGGACCGGCTCGGCGAAAACGATGCCAATCCGAACTCCGTCTTTACCCGTACCCTGCTGCCCTTTTTGCAAAAGCCCGGCATGAGCCATATCGCGCTCGCCAAGGCCGTTCAGCGCGAAGTGGAGGCGACGGCGAAGACCATAGGCCGCAACCAGCAGCCGGCCTTCTACGACCAGATCACCGGCGAGATCGTGCTGCTGCCGGAGGGCAGCGAGGTCAAGCCGGTCGAGACGCCGGAGGTGACGGGCGGAAAGGATCCCGTTCAGGTCGAGATCGACCCGGCGCTGGAGGAGTGGAACGCGATCAAGGATCTGCGCAGCCTGAAGATCCACCAGGCCTTCCTGCGCAAGTATCCGGACAGTCGCTACGCCGACTACGCCCGCGCCCTCGTGGAGGAACTGGAGGCGGAGGTCGCAAGCAAGGCCAAGATCGAGGAGGTCAGGGAGGTGCCCGATGCCGCGGCGGAAGAGCCGCAGACGCGCGGCGGCCTGCAGACGGTGCGCGTCTCGTCCGGGTGGTTCGTGGTTCTCGGTTCCTTCCCGCAGGCCCAGCCGGAAAAGGCCCGCCAGCGCGCCCGCCTGATGCAGAACCAGGGCTACGACGTCTCGATCATCGACACGAACGCCTATCGCAGCCTTGCCGACGGGCTCTATTCCGTGGTGATGGGGCCTTACAAGAAAAGCACGGCGCTGCGGGAACTTGGCACTGCGCAGCAAGTTGTGGGTGACGCTTACATCAAGGAAATCCGCTGA
- the rpsP gene encoding 30S ribosomal protein S16 has product MSLKIRLARGGSKKRPYYQIVVADARSPRDGRFLEKLGSWNPMLGKDDASRVQIDTDRAKEWLAKGAQPTDRVARFLDEAGVLKRDARSNPEKAKPGKKALERAAEKKQKEEEAAAAAAGE; this is encoded by the coding sequence ATGTCCCTGAAGATTCGTCTCGCCCGTGGCGGTTCCAAGAAGCGCCCGTACTACCAGATCGTCGTTGCCGACGCTCGTTCGCCGCGCGACGGCCGCTTCCTCGAGAAGCTCGGCTCCTGGAACCCGATGCTCGGCAAGGACGACGCAAGCCGCGTCCAGATCGACACCGACCGCGCCAAGGAATGGCTCGCCAAGGGCGCACAGCCGACCGACCGCGTTGCCCGCTTCCTCGACGAAGCCGGCGTTCTGAAGCGCGACGCCCGCAGCAACCCGGAAAAGGCAAAGCCGGGCAAGAAGGCGCTCGAGCGCGCTGCCGAAAAGAAGCAGAAGGAAGAAGAAGCCGCTGCCGCCGCCGCTGGCGAATAA
- a CDS encoding peptidoglycan recognition family protein — MGFSRSSLLLLALLATVSSAGAAEVMSRSEWGARKPVLAMEKQAPRRITVHHTATRGKHGLSIVKKMTSLQAFSQARSKLADGRTKEAWADIPYHFYIAVDGRIAEGRPIGFVGDTNTKYDPTGHVTIVVEGNFEKETPTAEELAALKDLIRDLSRQYGIPADRIGTHKDFAQTACPGKNLEGEVRRIAAELAANR; from the coding sequence ATGGGTTTTTCCAGGTCGTCCCTCCTTCTCCTCGCCTTGCTGGCGACGGTTTCGTCCGCAGGCGCCGCCGAGGTGATGAGCCGCAGCGAATGGGGTGCGCGCAAGCCGGTGCTGGCCATGGAAAAGCAGGCGCCCCGGCGCATCACCGTGCACCACACCGCGACACGCGGAAAACACGGCCTTTCCATCGTGAAGAAGATGACGTCCCTGCAGGCCTTTTCGCAGGCCAGATCCAAGCTTGCCGACGGACGGACGAAAGAGGCCTGGGCGGATATTCCCTACCACTTCTATATCGCCGTGGACGGCAGGATCGCCGAGGGACGCCCCATCGGCTTCGTCGGCGATACGAACACGAAATATGACCCGACGGGCCATGTCACCATCGTCGTGGAAGGCAATTTCGAGAAGGAGACGCCGACCGCGGAGGAACTGGCGGCGCTGAAGGACCTGATACGGGACCTGTCGCGGCAATACGGCATCCCGGCCGACAGGATCGGCACACACAAGGATTTCGCGCAAACGGCCTGTCCGGGAAAGAACCTCGAGGGCGAGGTGCGCCGCATCGCCGCCGAGCTTGCGGCCAATCGCTGA
- the ffh gene encoding signal recognition particle protein gives MFETLQDRLGSILNGLTGRGALSEADVSAALREVRRALLEADVALEVVRGFTDAVREKAVGAEIVKSIKPGQMVVKIVHDELVSMLGSEGVSIDLNAPAPVVIMMVGLQGSGKTTTSGKIANRLKTREKKKVLMASLDTRRPAAQEQLRQLGVQTGIDTLPIIAGQSPTDIAARAVQAAKLGGHDVVILDTAGRTHIDEPLMIEMAEIKRKSNPHEILLVADALTGQDAVNLARNFDDRVGITGLVLTRMDGDGRGGAALSMRAVTGKPIKLIGVGEKMGELEEFHPRRVADRILGMGDIVSLVEKAAENIDAEKAAAMAAKMAKGKFDLNDLADQLRQMQKMGGMGGIMGLMPGMAGMKDKMSAAGLDDKLFGRQIAIINSMTKAERANPDMLKHSRKKRIAAGSGTDAADINKLLKMHRQMADMMKMMGGKKGGLMKQMMGGLAGKMGLGGGMGGMPDLSSMDPKQLEALAKQAEAAGIKPGSLPGLGGSGGLRLPGLGGGLPGLPGLPKKK, from the coding sequence ATGTTTGAAACACTCCAGGACCGCCTTGGCTCCATTCTGAATGGATTGACAGGCCGCGGCGCGCTTTCCGAGGCGGATGTCTCGGCGGCGCTGCGTGAGGTCCGCCGTGCGCTGCTCGAAGCGGACGTGGCGCTGGAAGTGGTGCGCGGCTTCACCGATGCGGTACGCGAAAAGGCCGTCGGCGCGGAAATCGTCAAGTCGATCAAGCCCGGCCAGATGGTCGTCAAGATCGTGCATGACGAGCTCGTCTCCATGCTCGGCTCCGAGGGCGTCTCCATCGACCTCAATGCCCCCGCCCCCGTCGTCATCATGATGGTGGGTCTGCAGGGCTCGGGCAAGACGACCACCTCGGGCAAGATCGCCAACCGGCTGAAGACGCGCGAGAAGAAGAAGGTCCTGATGGCCTCGCTCGACACGCGCCGTCCGGCCGCGCAGGAGCAGCTTCGCCAGCTCGGCGTGCAGACCGGCATCGACACGCTGCCGATCATCGCCGGCCAGTCGCCGACCGATATCGCCGCGCGCGCCGTCCAGGCCGCGAAGCTCGGTGGCCATGACGTCGTCATCCTCGACACCGCCGGCCGCACGCATATCGACGAGCCGCTGATGATCGAGATGGCGGAGATCAAGCGGAAGTCCAATCCGCACGAAATCCTGCTCGTCGCCGATGCGCTGACCGGTCAGGACGCCGTCAACCTCGCCCGCAACTTCGACGACCGCGTCGGCATCACCGGCCTCGTGCTCACCCGCATGGACGGCGACGGCCGCGGCGGTGCAGCCCTTTCCATGCGCGCCGTCACCGGCAAGCCGATCAAGCTGATCGGCGTCGGCGAAAAGATGGGCGAGCTGGAAGAATTCCATCCCCGCCGCGTCGCCGACCGCATCCTCGGCATGGGCGACATCGTCTCGCTCGTCGAGAAGGCGGCGGAGAACATCGACGCCGAGAAGGCGGCCGCCATGGCCGCCAAGATGGCCAAGGGCAAGTTCGACCTCAACGACCTCGCCGACCAGCTGCGCCAGATGCAGAAGATGGGCGGCATGGGCGGCATCATGGGCCTGATGCCCGGCATGGCCGGCATGAAGGACAAGATGTCGGCCGCAGGCCTCGACGACAAGCTGTTCGGCCGCCAGATCGCCATCATCAACTCGATGACCAAGGCCGAGCGGGCCAACCCCGATATGCTCAAGCATTCCCGCAAGAAGCGCATCGCCGCCGGTTCCGGCACCGATGCCGCCGACATCAACAAGCTTCTCAAGATGCACCGCCAGATGGCGGACATGATGAAGATGATGGGCGGCAAGAAGGGCGGCCTGATGAAGCAGATGATGGGCGGCCTTGCCGGCAAGATGGGCCTTGGCGGCGGCATGGGCGGCATGCCGGACCTGTCCAGCATGGACCCGAAGCAGCTCGAGGCGCTCGCAAAGCAGGCGGAAGCGGCCGGCATCAAGCCGGGCAGCCTGCCGGGCCTCGGCGGCAGCGGCGGTCTTCGCCTGCCCGGCCTTGGCGGCGGCCTTCCGGGCCTGCCCGGCCTGCCGAAGAAGAAGTGA
- the dapF gene encoding diaminopimelate epimerase: MAAEAQFARMNGLGNMILVVDMRGRDDVVTPAAAIALNADPATRFDQIMAIHDPKVDGTDAFIDILNCDGTKAQACGNGTRCVVQALASETGKKVFTFQTVAGILNAVEHEDGTISVDMGRPVFEWNRIPLAEEFFDTSRIELQIGPIDAPVLHSPAAMSMGNPHAVFWVDRDPMSFDLDRFGPLLENHPMFPEKANITLAQVTSASTMTTRTWERGAGLTLACGSAACAAGVSGARTGRTGRKVAITVASSPNRGTLTIEWRADDHVVMTGPAEWEWSGLLDPQTGAFRRDDAEAAAL; this comes from the coding sequence ATGGCCGCTGAAGCGCAATTTGCCCGTATGAACGGACTGGGAAACATGATCCTCGTCGTGGATATGCGCGGCCGCGACGATGTCGTGACGCCCGCCGCGGCCATCGCGCTGAATGCCGACCCGGCCACACGCTTCGACCAGATCATGGCGATCCACGATCCGAAGGTCGACGGCACGGACGCCTTCATCGACATCCTCAACTGCGACGGCACGAAGGCGCAGGCCTGCGGCAACGGCACGCGCTGCGTGGTGCAGGCTCTGGCTTCCGAGACGGGCAAGAAGGTTTTCACCTTCCAGACGGTGGCCGGCATCCTCAATGCCGTCGAGCACGAGGATGGCACGATCTCCGTCGACATGGGCAGGCCGGTCTTCGAATGGAACCGCATTCCGCTCGCGGAAGAGTTCTTCGACACGAGCCGCATCGAACTCCAGATCGGGCCGATCGATGCGCCGGTGCTGCATTCGCCCGCCGCCATGTCGATGGGCAACCCGCATGCTGTCTTCTGGGTCGACCGCGACCCGATGAGCTTCGATCTCGACCGTTTCGGGCCGCTGCTCGAAAACCATCCGATGTTCCCGGAAAAGGCCAATATCACGCTGGCGCAGGTGACGTCCGCCTCCACCATGACGACGCGCACCTGGGAGCGCGGCGCGGGCTTGACGCTCGCCTGCGGTTCCGCGGCCTGTGCGGCCGGCGTTTCCGGCGCGCGCACCGGCCGTACCGGCCGCAAGGTCGCAATCACCGTCGCCAGCAGCCCGAACCGGGGCACGCTCACCATCGAATGGCGCGCGGACGACCACGTCGTCATGACAGGCCCCGCCGAATGGGAATGGTCGGGCCTGCTCGATCCCCAGACCGGCGCCTTCCGCCGGGACGACGCCGAGGCGGCCGCCCTTTGA
- the rimM gene encoding ribosome maturation factor RimM (Essential for efficient processing of 16S rRNA) has product MAKLENPVLMGTVGAAQGLRGEVRVKSFTIDPTSIGDYGHLHTEDGRTFEVLEVREAKNVVVVRFRGVNDRNAAEALNGVDLYIERDNLPDEELDEDEFFYADLEGLEAVDTTGRSHGKVTGIFDFGAGDLLELKGPGKRPVLIPFSEAAVLEIDLEGGRLLIDAIAAGLVDDEKDGPGSRRRRPPQGEGT; this is encoded by the coding sequence ATGGCGAAACTGGAAAATCCCGTCCTCATGGGCACCGTCGGCGCGGCACAGGGCCTGCGCGGCGAGGTCCGCGTGAAATCCTTCACCATCGATCCGACATCCATTGGCGATTACGGCCATCTGCACACCGAGGACGGCCGGACCTTCGAGGTGCTGGAGGTGCGTGAAGCGAAGAACGTGGTCGTCGTGCGCTTCCGTGGCGTCAACGACCGCAATGCCGCCGAGGCGCTGAACGGCGTCGATCTCTATATCGAGCGCGACAACCTGCCGGATGAGGAACTGGACGAGGACGAGTTCTTCTATGCCGACCTCGAAGGGCTGGAGGCCGTCGACACGACCGGCCGCAGCCACGGCAAGGTGACCGGCATCTTCGATTTCGGCGCGGGCGACCTCCTGGAACTCAAGGGCCCCGGCAAGCGCCCCGTGCTCATTCCCTTCTCCGAAGCCGCCGTGCTGGAAATCGACCTCGAAGGCGGGCGCCTGCTGATCGATGCCATCGCCGCCGGCCTCGTTGACGACGAGAAGGACGGCCCCGGCAGCCGGCGCCGCCGCCCGCCGCAGGGCGAGGGGACGTAA
- the trmD gene encoding tRNA (guanosine(37)-N1)-methyltransferase TrmD yields MAFRATILTLYPDMFPGLLGQSLSGKALERGDWTLDCVQIRDFTTDRHRTVDDTPAGGGAGMVLKPDVLAKAIDHASQGDGRPRLLMSPRGKPLTQKRVRELAAGDGAIIVCGRFEGVDQRVIDGRQLEEVSIGDYILSGGEPAAMILLDAIVRILPGVMGNALSGEHESFEGGLLEHPHYTRPQVWEGLEIPGVLTSGNHAAIDRWRREEAEKLTRARRPDLLSDQPFRK; encoded by the coding sequence GTGGCTTTCCGCGCCACCATCCTGACGCTCTATCCGGACATGTTTCCGGGCCTCCTCGGCCAGTCTCTCTCCGGCAAGGCGCTCGAGCGCGGCGACTGGACGCTGGACTGCGTGCAGATCCGCGACTTCACCACCGACCGCCATCGCACCGTTGACGACACGCCCGCCGGCGGCGGGGCGGGCATGGTGCTGAAGCCTGACGTGCTGGCGAAAGCCATCGACCACGCCTCGCAGGGCGACGGCCGCCCGCGCCTGCTGATGAGCCCGCGCGGCAAGCCGCTGACCCAGAAGCGCGTGCGCGAGCTTGCCGCCGGGGACGGCGCGATCATCGTCTGCGGCCGCTTCGAGGGCGTCGACCAGCGCGTCATCGACGGACGGCAGCTCGAAGAGGTCTCCATTGGCGACTACATCCTGTCCGGCGGGGAGCCGGCGGCGATGATCCTGTTGGACGCCATCGTGCGCATCCTGCCCGGCGTGATGGGCAATGCGCTGTCCGGCGAGCACGAAAGCTTCGAGGGCGGGCTGCTGGAACATCCGCACTATACCCGCCCGCAGGTCTGGGAAGGCCTGGAAATCCCCGGTGTCCTCACCTCCGGCAACCATGCCGCCATCGATCGCTGGCGGCGGGAGGAAGCCGAAAAGCTGACACGCGCGCGCCGTCCGGACCTTCTCTCCGATCAGCCCTTCAGGAAATAA
- a CDS encoding amino acid ABC transporter permease, with the protein MAPVSSDAGKDDYPWWLVALALIALALAGVIVANDLYTQVFGVVLKGLWVTVFVTLVAFLLATMLGLGVALMALSESKALRQIARFYTEVIRGVPILVLLFYIAFVGAPALVAVINVAIGPLVAAGYMEPVLVRDLSLMWRAIIALMIGYSAFIGEVFRAGIQSVDKGQVEAAKALGLSRFQRFRLVVFPQAVRVILPPLGNDFVAMVKDSSLVSVLGVADITQMGKVYASGSFRFFETYSIVAYVYLILTIGLSLGLRALERRMRRN; encoded by the coding sequence ATGGCTCCCGTTTCCTCTGACGCCGGCAAGGACGACTATCCCTGGTGGCTGGTCGCCCTCGCCCTGATCGCGCTGGCGCTTGCCGGCGTGATCGTCGCCAACGATCTCTACACCCAGGTTTTCGGCGTGGTGCTGAAGGGGCTGTGGGTCACGGTCTTCGTGACCCTCGTCGCCTTCCTGCTCGCCACCATGCTCGGCCTCGGCGTCGCGCTGATGGCCCTTTCGGAAAGCAAGGCGCTGCGCCAGATCGCCCGTTTCTACACGGAGGTCATCCGTGGCGTGCCGATTCTCGTCTTGCTCTTCTATATCGCCTTCGTCGGCGCGCCGGCGCTGGTGGCAGTGATCAATGTCGCCATCGGCCCGCTGGTCGCCGCCGGATACATGGAACCCGTGCTGGTGCGCGATCTCTCCTTGATGTGGCGGGCGATCATCGCGCTGATGATCGGCTATTCCGCCTTCATCGGTGAGGTTTTCCGCGCCGGCATCCAGTCGGTCGACAAGGGACAGGTGGAAGCGGCCAAGGCGCTCGGTCTGTCGCGCTTCCAGCGCTTCCGGCTCGTCGTCTTCCCGCAGGCCGTGCGCGTCATCCTGCCGCCGCTCGGCAACGACTTCGTGGCGATGGTCAAGGACAGTTCGCTCGTCTCCGTGCTCGGCGTCGCCGACATCACGCAGATGGGCAAGGTCTATGCCTCCGGCTCGTTCCGCTTCTTCGAGACCTATTCCATCGTCGCCTATGTCTACCTGATCCTCACCATCGGCCTGTCGCTCGGCCTTCGGGCGCTGGAACGGCGCATGCGGCGAAACTAA
- the mtaB gene encoding tRNA (N(6)-L-threonylcarbamoyladenosine(37)-C(2))-methylthiotransferase MtaB — translation MSGVTVITFGCRLNTYESEVMRAEAEKAGLNNAVLVNTCAVTGEAVRQARQAIRRARRDNPHARIVVTGCAAQTEKQTFAAMPEVDAVLGNEEKLKSASYRALPDFGVSAEEKLRVNDIMSVRETAPQMVRLIDGHVRAFVQVQNGCDHRCTFCIIPYGRGNSRSVPMGAVVDQARKLVESGYCEIVLTGVDATSYGADLPGRPSLGQLAKTLLKQVPDIRRLRLSSIDSIEADAHLWDLIADEPRFMPHLHLSLQHGDDLILKRMKRRHSSADARAFCERVRAERPDASFGADMIAGFPTETEAMFANAVRLAEDCGIAHLHVFPYSPRPDTPAARMPQLDRALIKERAARLRETGKRLHEAHLVSMIGRQETILVENNGLAHTENFTLVDAAGLKPRDLVPVAITGHNGKHLTMRPLLATASSRN, via the coding sequence TTGAGCGGCGTTACCGTCATAACCTTCGGCTGTCGGCTCAACACCTACGAATCGGAAGTGATGCGCGCGGAAGCCGAGAAGGCAGGGCTGAACAATGCCGTGCTGGTGAACACCTGCGCCGTCACCGGCGAGGCCGTGCGCCAGGCCCGGCAGGCGATCCGCCGTGCGCGGCGCGACAATCCCCACGCCCGTATCGTCGTCACCGGCTGCGCCGCGCAGACGGAAAAGCAGACCTTCGCCGCCATGCCGGAGGTGGACGCCGTGCTCGGCAACGAGGAGAAGCTGAAAAGCGCCTCCTACCGGGCGCTGCCGGATTTCGGCGTTTCGGCGGAAGAAAAGCTGCGCGTCAACGACATCATGAGCGTGCGCGAGACCGCGCCGCAGATGGTCAGGCTGATCGACGGCCATGTGCGGGCCTTCGTGCAGGTGCAGAACGGCTGCGACCATCGCTGCACCTTCTGCATCATCCCCTATGGCCGTGGCAATTCGCGCTCCGTGCCGATGGGGGCCGTGGTCGATCAGGCGCGCAAACTCGTCGAGAGCGGCTATTGCGAAATCGTGCTGACCGGCGTGGACGCGACGAGCTACGGCGCGGACCTGCCGGGCAGGCCGAGCCTTGGCCAGCTTGCGAAGACGCTTTTGAAGCAGGTGCCGGATATAAGACGGCTTCGCCTTTCCTCCATCGACAGCATCGAGGCGGACGCGCATCTGTGGGATCTCATCGCCGATGAGCCGCGCTTCATGCCGCACCTGCACCTGTCGCTGCAGCACGGCGACGACCTGATCCTGAAGCGCATGAAGCGTCGCCATTCCAGCGCCGATGCGCGCGCCTTCTGCGAGCGCGTGCGTGCGGAAAGGCCGGATGCCAGCTTCGGTGCGGACATGATCGCCGGGTTTCCGACGGAGACCGAGGCAATGTTCGCCAACGCCGTGCGCCTTGCCGAGGATTGCGGTATCGCCCACCTCCACGTCTTTCCCTACAGCCCGCGCCCCGACACGCCGGCCGCGCGCATGCCGCAGCTTGACCGTGCGCTGATCAAGGAGCGCGCCGCGCGGCTGCGGGAGACTGGAAAACGGCTGCACGAGGCCCATCTCGTTTCGATGATCGGCAGGCAGGAAACGATCCTCGTGGAAAACAACGGCCTCGCCCATACGGAAAACTTCACGCTCGTCGATGCCGCCGGCCTCAAGCCGCGCGATCTTGTGCCGGTCGCGATCACCGGACACAATGGAAAACATCTGACGATGCGGCCCCTTCTCGCAACCGCCTCTTCCCGTAACTAG
- a CDS encoding sulfite exporter TauE/SafE family protein, with translation MTVFDAIFLFIAGFLSGVVNAIAGGGTFLTFGAMSLTGLPPIVANATSSITQFPGYVTSTLAYAKEIRADWKEAALLGGLSLVGGLAGALLLLSLSNPSFRALVPWLLLAATAIFAAGPYLKPKTLSPEKPISPLGLAGQFVTSIYGGFFGAGMGIMTLAVLGLTKGGDYHRLNALKNFVAVVIAAMAVVVFASGGVIGWPQAVVMVPAAALGGWSGVWAARRVPQPVIRVLVVTVGLALTVYYFLKG, from the coding sequence ATGACCGTTTTCGATGCCATCTTTCTGTTTATCGCCGGTTTCCTGTCCGGCGTGGTGAACGCCATTGCCGGCGGCGGCACGTTTCTCACCTTCGGCGCGATGTCGCTGACCGGCCTGCCGCCCATCGTGGCCAATGCCACCTCCTCGATCACCCAGTTTCCCGGCTACGTCACCTCGACGCTCGCCTATGCCAAGGAAATCCGCGCGGACTGGAAGGAAGCAGCGCTGCTCGGCGGCCTCTCGCTCGTCGGCGGCCTTGCCGGAGCGCTGCTGCTGCTGTCGCTCTCCAACCCCTCGTTCCGCGCGCTGGTGCCCTGGCTGCTTCTCGCGGCGACCGCGATCTTCGCGGCCGGCCCCTATCTCAAGCCGAAGACGCTGAGCCCGGAAAAGCCGATCTCGCCGCTCGGTCTTGCCGGCCAGTTCGTGACCTCGATCTATGGCGGCTTCTTCGGCGCCGGCATGGGCATCATGACGCTCGCCGTGCTGGGCCTCACCAAGGGCGGCGACTATCACCGACTGAACGCGCTGAAGAATTTCGTCGCCGTGGTCATCGCGGCCATGGCGGTCGTCGTCTTCGCCAGCGGCGGAGTGATCGGCTGGCCGCAGGCCGTCGTTATGGTGCCGGCGGCAGCCCTCGGCGGCTGGTCCGGCGTCTGGGCGGCCCGGCGGGTGCCGCAGCCGGTGATCCGCGTTCTGGTGGTGACCGTCGGCCTTGCGCTGACGGTTTATTATTTCCTGAAGGGCTGA